From Pseudoleptotrichia goodfellowii, a single genomic window includes:
- the lpxC gene encoding UDP-3-O-acyl-N-acetylglucosamine deacetylase, which produces MKRKTVKNEVEISGIGLHKGEQIKLTLKPNTDNSGIVFKRVDVTDKNNIIKVDYRNLFDLERGTNIRNKDDVKVHTIEHFLSSLSVFGITDILVEISGNELPILDGSSIQFIAKLKEAGTQELESEIEPVVIKEPVIFSDEKAGKYVLALPYDGFKISYTIDFNHSFLKSQYFEISPSLEEYIEKIARCRTFAFDYEIDFLKKNNLALGGSLENAIVVGKDGLLNPEGLRYPDEFVRHKILDIIGDLYVLGRPLKTHIIAIKAGHYVNAKLTELIAQTL; this is translated from the coding sequence ATGAAAAGAAAAACTGTTAAAAATGAAGTGGAAATAAGTGGTATAGGACTTCATAAAGGGGAGCAGATAAAACTGACTTTAAAGCCTAATACCGATAATAGTGGAATAGTATTTAAAAGAGTCGATGTTACAGATAAAAACAATATTATAAAAGTGGATTACAGAAATCTGTTTGACTTGGAAAGAGGAACGAATATAAGAAATAAAGATGATGTAAAAGTTCATACGATAGAGCATTTTCTGTCTTCCCTTTCGGTTTTCGGAATTACCGATATATTGGTAGAAATAAGCGGTAACGAACTTCCTATTTTGGATGGAAGCTCCATACAGTTTATAGCTAAACTGAAAGAAGCCGGAACACAGGAACTGGAAAGCGAAATAGAGCCGGTTGTAATAAAAGAGCCCGTTATTTTCAGTGATGAAAAAGCCGGAAAATATGTTTTGGCATTACCGTATGACGGTTTTAAAATTTCGTATACGATAGATTTTAACCACAGTTTTTTAAAATCCCAGTATTTTGAAATAAGTCCGAGTTTAGAAGAATATATCGAGAAAATAGCAAGATGCAGAACATTTGCTTTTGATTATGAGATAGACTTTCTGAAAAAAAATAATCTGGCATTGGGGGGCAGTCTTGAAAATGCCATAGTAGTGGGGAAAGACGGGCTGTTAAATCCCGAAGGACTTAGATACCCTGATGAATTTGTAAGACATAAAATTTTAGATATAATAGGGGATCTTTATGTATTGGGAAGACCTTTGAAAACCCATATTATAGCAATAAAAGCAGGACATTATGTAAATGCAAAATTGACGGAATTAATTGCTCAAACTTTATAA
- the fabZ gene encoding 3-hydroxyacyl-ACP dehydratase FabZ has product MEPVMKIEDIMKILPHRYPFLLVDKVIEKNGTETLVAIKNVTMNEEFFNGHFPGKPVMPGVLQVEAMAQAVGLLMLEPGKIPLFMSIDKCKFRKGVVPGDQLRIEVEKVKVKRNVIVAKGKCTVDGAVTCEADLMFAIQEI; this is encoded by the coding sequence ATGGAACCTGTAATGAAAATAGAGGATATTATGAAAATATTGCCTCACAGATATCCGTTTTTATTAGTAGATAAAGTAATAGAAAAAAACGGGACTGAAACTTTAGTAGCAATAAAAAATGTAACTATGAATGAAGAGTTTTTTAACGGGCATTTTCCGGGGAAACCTGTAATGCCGGGAGTTTTGCAAGTGGAAGCAATGGCTCAGGCAGTGGGGCTTTTGATGTTGGAGCCGGGGAAAATACCTCTATTTATGTCGATTGATAAATGTAAATTCAGAAAAGGAGTAGTTCCGGGGGATCAGTTAAGAATTGAAGTGGAAAAAGTAAAAGTAAAAAGAAATGTTATAGTTGCCAAAGGAAAATGTACAGTAGACGGTGCAGTTACATGTGAAGCCGACTTGATGTTTGCAATACAGGAAATATAG
- the lpxA gene encoding acyl-ACP--UDP-N-acetylglucosamine O-acyltransferase, whose translation MSTNNIHPTAIVAEEAKLGENITVGPYSIIGPEVTIGNGTVVESHVVIEGETIIGENNYIFSFASIGKVPQDLKFKGEKTRTVIGNNNKIREFVTIHRGTDDKYETRIGNNCLIMAYVHIAHDCIIGDNCVLANAATFAGHVEVEDYAVVGGLTAIHQFTRVGRHAMIGGCSAVTQDVVPYMLSEGNKARAVYINIVGLQRRGFSEEQIKTLREVYKIIFKKKLKLEEALQILERDYSHFDEAMKVVEFIRKSKRGITR comes from the coding sequence ATGAGTACAAATAATATACATCCGACGGCAATAGTAGCTGAAGAAGCTAAGCTTGGAGAGAATATAACGGTAGGACCATACTCGATTATAGGTCCCGAAGTGACAATCGGAAACGGAACAGTTGTGGAATCCCATGTAGTAATAGAAGGAGAAACAATAATAGGGGAAAATAATTATATATTTTCTTTTGCTTCTATCGGGAAAGTTCCTCAGGATTTGAAATTTAAGGGAGAAAAAACAAGAACAGTAATAGGAAATAATAATAAAATAAGAGAGTTTGTTACTATTCACAGGGGTACGGACGATAAATATGAAACAAGAATAGGAAATAACTGTCTGATAATGGCATACGTGCATATTGCTCATGACTGTATAATAGGAGATAATTGTGTCCTTGCCAATGCGGCTACATTTGCGGGACATGTGGAAGTCGAAGATTATGCCGTTGTGGGAGGACTGACTGCAATACACCAGTTCACGAGAGTAGGACGACACGCAATGATAGGAGGATGTTCTGCAGTAACTCAGGATGTAGTTCCTTATATGCTGTCTGAAGGAAATAAAGCAAGAGCAGTATATATAAATATTGTGGGGCTTCAAAGAAGGGGATTTTCCGAAGAGCAGATAAAAACTTTAAGAGAAGTTTATAAAATTATTTTCAAGAAAAAATTGAAACTGGAAGAAGCATTGCAAATACTTGAAAGAGATTACAGTCATTTTGATGAAGCGATGAAAGTAGTAGAATTTATAAGAAAAAGTAAAAGAGGAATTACGAGATAA
- a CDS encoding LpxI family protein: MDRVGLIAGNGKLPELFLKQCQKKGIELFSVYLFDSVEESIKNHSNSVKYSVAQPGKIISHFKRNGLSHIIMLGKVEKDLIFSNLKFDFTATKILLSAKNKKDKNILKAIINYIESEGITVLPQNYLMDDYMVKQTVYTKYSPSAEEEKTIEIGIEAAKMLTDIDAGQTVVVKNQSVIALEGIEGTDKAILRGGELAGKNCIVVKMARKNQDYRIDIPTIGLETVKKVAEIKGRGIVVEADKMLFIDQEEVINYANKNKIFIKGIKYE, encoded by the coding sequence ATGGATAGAGTAGGATTAATAGCCGGAAACGGCAAACTACCTGAATTATTTTTGAAACAGTGTCAAAAAAAGGGAATCGAATTATTTTCGGTTTACCTTTTCGACAGTGTGGAAGAAAGCATAAAAAACCACAGTAATTCGGTAAAATATAGTGTAGCACAACCGGGAAAGATAATTTCTCATTTTAAGAGAAACGGACTTTCTCATATTATTATGCTCGGAAAAGTTGAAAAAGATCTTATTTTTTCCAACCTGAAGTTTGATTTTACAGCTACAAAAATTTTACTTTCTGCAAAAAATAAAAAAGATAAAAATATATTGAAAGCAATTATAAATTATATAGAATCCGAAGGAATAACTGTTTTACCTCAAAATTATTTAATGGATGACTATATGGTAAAACAGACTGTTTATACAAAATATTCCCCTTCAGCAGAGGAAGAAAAAACGATAGAAATCGGAATAGAAGCCGCAAAGATGCTTACGGATATTGATGCGGGGCAAACTGTTGTAGTGAAAAATCAGTCTGTAATAGCTCTTGAAGGAATAGAAGGTACTGATAAAGCTATTTTAAGAGGGGGAGAACTTGCAGGGAAAAACTGTATTGTTGTGAAAATGGCAAGAAAAAATCAGGATTACAGAATAGACATTCCGACAATAGGTCTTGAAACTGTAAAAAAAGTAGCGGAAATAAAAGGAAGAGGCATAGTTGTCGAAGCAGATAAAATGCTGTTTATAGATCAGGAAGAAGTCATAAACTATGCAAATAAAAATAAAATTTTTATAAAAGGGATAAAATATGAATAA
- the lpxB gene encoding lipid-A-disaccharide synthase: MNNIKKVFVSCGEMSGDLHLSYIIEEIRKKDPNISFYGVVGDKSIAVGANKITHIKNNDIMGFVEALKKYKYFKQKALEYMEYIKNNNIDTVIFVDFGGFNLRFFKLLKKNIPSIKTIYYIPPKIWAWGKKRIETIKKFDDVIVIFPFEKEYFDKIEKKSGLNVKYFGNPLVDKYRFSQKLGKKIMLLPGSRKQEIGKFIPVIVDLIGNEKMKNEKFIMKFADKSHLEYAQNAVKNSNINLTEIKNLEISFDSIEALRDKCKYAVATSGTVTFELSLTGLPVITVYKTSAVNAFIARKIVKIKYITLTNLNADKEIFPELLQEDFNVEKLSEQCQIMEKQKEKIVEELKKEREKLGGNGVLGKISDYLLEKITDSDRK; the protein is encoded by the coding sequence ATGAATAATATCAAAAAAGTATTTGTTTCCTGTGGAGAAATGTCGGGAGATCTCCATTTATCTTATATTATAGAAGAAATAAGAAAAAAAGATCCGAATATTTCTTTTTACGGTGTAGTCGGCGATAAATCCATAGCTGTAGGGGCAAATAAAATTACTCATATAAAAAATAATGATATAATGGGCTTTGTAGAAGCACTGAAAAAATATAAGTATTTTAAGCAAAAAGCTCTTGAATATATGGAATATATAAAAAATAACAATATTGATACTGTTATTTTTGTAGATTTCGGAGGCTTTAATTTAAGATTTTTCAAATTATTGAAAAAAAATATTCCTTCTATAAAAACAATTTATTATATTCCACCCAAAATATGGGCTTGGGGGAAAAAACGAATAGAAACAATTAAAAAATTTGATGATGTAATAGTTATTTTCCCTTTTGAAAAGGAATATTTTGATAAAATAGAAAAAAAATCGGGATTGAATGTGAAGTATTTCGGCAATCCTTTAGTAGATAAATACAGATTTTCTCAAAAATTGGGAAAGAAAATAATGTTGTTGCCGGGAAGCAGGAAGCAGGAAATTGGGAAATTTATTCCGGTAATAGTTGATTTAATCGGAAATGAAAAAATGAAAAATGAGAAGTTTATAATGAAATTTGCCGATAAATCGCATTTGGAATATGCTCAAAATGCAGTGAAAAATTCCAATATAAATTTGACGGAAATAAAAAATCTCGAAATAAGTTTTGATTCGATAGAAGCATTAAGAGATAAATGTAAGTACGCTGTTGCAACTTCAGGAACGGTAACTTTTGAACTGTCGCTGACAGGACTGCCTGTGATAACTGTTTATAAAACATCGGCTGTAAATGCTTTCATTGCAAGAAAAATAGTAAAAATAAAGTATATTACATTGACTAATCTGAATGCCGATAAAGAAATATTCCCTGAATTATTACAGGAAGATTTTAATGTCGAAAAATTATCGGAGCAATGTCAAATAATGGAAAAACAAAAAGAAAAAATAGTTGAAGAACTTAAAAAAGAACGGGAAAAACTCGGGGGAAACGGAGTTTTGGGAAAAATTTCCGATTATCTGTTGGAAAAAATAACAGACTCGGACAGAAAATAA
- a CDS encoding MATE family efflux transporter, whose amino-acid sequence MEKKRDELLNSSVLTLFIKYFIPTFIGSIVVVLYNIVDRFFVGKISEKALAGAGVSFYIVMILIAFSMLIGVGSGTIVSIRLGQGKEDEAEKILGNAVTIFGILGLVLFVLLQINLDTILLYSGANSETLPYARTYLEIILYAIFPLFFSYGLTNILNAAGTPRIAMFSMILGAITNIILDYVAVMIMKTGIEGTAYATLIGNVLSALFVMYFITVGKLPFKINLFGYELEDTSPIRLRFGNLKLSSDIVRDIFTIGMSPFLLQLASSGVGLITNKIVETNGGTYGVAVMTIINSYLPIMTMTVYSAAQAIQPIIGFNYGAENYKRVRKSLLTAVFSGFLLSAVFWIMVILFPKNLILFFNEKSTKEGLREGIKALRIYFALIIPASLGIILPNYFQATGRPRYSVTLNLLRQVVIFLLVVVIFSHIWKLDGVWYAQPFTDLMFALVLTVFLFRELRKLKMKEAETENGKNVQKSEETDKIIERDV is encoded by the coding sequence ATGGAAAAAAAACGTGATGAATTGTTGAACAGCTCTGTTTTAACATTATTTATAAAATATTTTATACCGACATTTATAGGTTCGATTGTAGTAGTTCTTTATAATATTGTAGACAGATTTTTTGTCGGGAAAATAAGTGAAAAAGCATTGGCGGGAGCCGGAGTATCTTTTTATATTGTTATGATACTGATAGCTTTTTCCATGTTAATAGGAGTAGGAAGTGGAACTATAGTTTCTATAAGACTGGGGCAAGGGAAAGAAGACGAAGCCGAAAAAATATTGGGAAATGCGGTAACAATTTTCGGAATATTGGGCTTGGTTCTGTTTGTACTGTTACAGATAAATCTCGACACTATATTGCTTTATTCGGGAGCAAACAGTGAAACATTACCTTATGCGAGAACATATCTCGAAATAATACTTTATGCTATATTTCCGTTGTTCTTTTCTTACGGACTTACGAATATACTGAATGCTGCGGGAACACCTAGAATTGCAATGTTTTCAATGATTTTAGGAGCCATTACGAATATTATTCTTGATTATGTGGCAGTCATGATAATGAAAACGGGGATAGAAGGTACTGCTTACGCTACATTAATCGGAAATGTGCTTTCTGCACTGTTTGTTATGTATTTTATAACAGTGGGAAAATTGCCTTTTAAAATAAATCTTTTCGGATACGAGCTTGAAGATACAAGTCCCATAAGATTGAGATTCGGGAATTTGAAATTGTCATCGGATATAGTGAGGGATATATTTACAATAGGAATGTCGCCGTTTCTTTTACAACTGGCGAGCTCGGGAGTAGGACTTATAACGAATAAGATTGTCGAAACAAACGGAGGAACTTACGGAGTTGCCGTTATGACAATAATAAACTCTTATCTTCCGATAATGACAATGACGGTTTATTCGGCTGCACAGGCGATACAGCCGATAATAGGATTTAATTACGGAGCGGAAAACTACAAAAGAGTGAGAAAATCACTTTTAACCGCTGTTTTTTCAGGATTTCTTTTATCTGCAGTATTCTGGATTATGGTAATACTGTTTCCGAAAAATCTTATACTTTTCTTTAATGAAAAAAGTACAAAAGAAGGTCTGAGAGAAGGGATAAAGGCACTTAGAATCTATTTTGCTCTTATAATACCTGCCTCTTTGGGAATTATTCTGCCTAACTATTTTCAGGCGACAGGCAGACCGAGATATTCGGTTACTTTGAATTTGTTAAGGCAGGTAGTTATATTTCTGCTTGTAGTTGTAATTTTCTCTCATATATGGAAACTAGATGGAGTATGGTATGCACAACCGTTTACAGATTTAATGTTTGCATTGGTTTTGACAGTATTTTTATTCAGAGAATTGAGGAAACTTAAAATGAAAGAAGCGGAAACAGAAAATGGAAAAAATGTTCAAAAATCTGAGGAAACTGATAAAATAATCGAAAGGGATGTATAA
- the plsY gene encoding glycerol-3-phosphate 1-O-acyltransferase PlsY produces the protein MKTVLLVIIAYLLGSIPNALWIGKVFKGIDVREHGSKNTGSTNAARVLGAKLGILTLLLDIGKGALPTAAALFLHADMLEKLTGISNIDTIFIGIFAIIGHSFSVFMKFKGGKAVATTVGVFTVIVPKAILVAAIVFFVVFAVSRYVSLSSITAAVSLPIAIYIFYKNIPLTVFGIVIAVLIIVKHKSNIERIKNGTESKFTINKK, from the coding sequence ATGAAAACAGTTTTATTAGTAATAATCGCATATTTATTGGGAAGTATTCCGAATGCTCTCTGGATAGGAAAGGTTTTTAAGGGAATAGATGTCAGAGAACACGGGAGTAAAAATACAGGTTCGACGAATGCTGCCAGAGTATTGGGAGCAAAATTAGGAATTTTAACACTGCTGCTTGATATAGGGAAAGGAGCTTTGCCTACAGCTGCAGCATTATTTTTACATGCGGATATGTTAGAAAAATTAACAGGAATATCCAATATTGATACAATTTTTATAGGAATATTTGCGATAATAGGACACAGTTTTTCAGTATTTATGAAATTTAAAGGAGGAAAAGCGGTAGCAACAACTGTAGGAGTATTTACAGTAATTGTTCCTAAAGCAATACTAGTTGCAGCTATTGTGTTTTTTGTCGTATTTGCAGTTTCAAGATATGTTTCCCTTTCGTCGATAACTGCTGCAGTATCTTTACCGATAGCGATATATATTTTTTACAAAAACATTCCTCTTACTGTTTTCGGGATTGTAATAGCAGTGCTTATAATAGTAAAACATAAAAGTAATATAGAAAGAATAAAAAACGGAACAGAATCAAAATTTACGATAAATAAAAAGTAA
- a CDS encoding NAD(P)H-dependent glycerol-3-phosphate dehydrogenase → MKNILVMGGGSWGTCLSKLLAENGHRVYLWERSEDVREDMRKNHENSTYLPGIKLPEEIILIDDYCEILSNKEKYGKIDVILSAVPTQFIRSVLKRLKNCLDYNIILANVAKGIEVATNKRISEVVAEELDGKEYNYVLLAGPTHAEEVSRKLPSAILSVSEDEKSAIEVQNIFSSPYFRVYTGTDLTGAELGGALKNCLAIAAGIADGMGYGDNSKAALLTRGLNEILEFGKYYNADPKTFMGLSGLGDIIVTCTSKHSRNRFVGEELGKGKKIDEILSNMKMVSEGAATIKAIYSIIKEKNIKSPIFTALYEVIYQGKPVTELASTFMSRDLRSEFI, encoded by the coding sequence ATGAAAAACATACTGGTCATGGGTGGAGGAAGTTGGGGAACATGTCTTTCCAAACTTCTTGCAGAAAATGGACACAGAGTTTATTTATGGGAACGCAGTGAAGATGTTCGTGAAGATATGAGAAAAAATCATGAAAATTCTACTTATCTTCCGGGAATAAAACTTCCTGAAGAAATTATTCTGATAGATGATTATTGTGAAATTCTTTCAAATAAAGAAAAGTACGGAAAGATAGATGTGATTTTATCTGCAGTTCCGACACAGTTTATAAGATCGGTTTTAAAAAGATTGAAAAATTGTCTGGATTATAATATAATATTAGCAAACGTTGCAAAAGGAATTGAAGTGGCAACGAATAAAAGAATATCCGAAGTTGTAGCAGAAGAATTGGATGGAAAAGAATATAATTACGTTTTATTGGCAGGTCCTACTCACGCTGAAGAAGTGTCGAGAAAACTTCCTTCGGCTATTTTGTCCGTATCTGAAGATGAAAAATCGGCTATTGAAGTACAAAATATATTCAGTTCGCCTTATTTCAGAGTTTATACGGGAACAGATTTAACAGGTGCGGAACTTGGAGGTGCATTGAAAAACTGCCTTGCAATAGCTGCAGGAATAGCTGACGGAATGGGATACGGAGATAATTCAAAAGCGGCATTGCTGACAAGAGGACTGAATGAAATACTGGAATTCGGAAAATACTATAATGCAGATCCGAAGACTTTTATGGGTCTTTCAGGACTTGGAGATATTATTGTAACATGTACAAGTAAACACAGCAGAAACAGATTTGTAGGCGAAGAATTGGGAAAAGGTAAAAAAATAGATGAAATACTTTCAAATATGAAAATGGTTTCCGAAGGAGCTGCAACAATAAAGGCTATTTATTCAATTATAAAAGAGAAAAATATAAAATCGCCTATTTTTACGGCACTTTATGAAGTAATTTATCAAGGGAAACCTGTTACGGAACTGGCATCTACTTTTATGAGCAGAGATCTCAGATCCGAGTTTATATAA
- a CDS encoding sigma-70 family RNA polymerase sigma factor, which yields MEENNLNLISLYLSDIQKFNLLSKEEEYELLRRIREENDEQARQLLILSNLRLVISTAKKLLGNGLPLIDLISEGNIGLIKAINKFDYEKGHRFSTYAVWWIKQSIKKAIINTGRDIRIPSYKYEQLSKVNKVITDYVAKYGESPPTEYIAKEVDLKESKVILLLNEFQDVISLNETIGDNIYLEDIVGNTDDVEEKIIKEDQLSEMRELLENILTDREREILELRYGLYNNKIHTLKEIGAKLNITRERVRQIEKKAITKLKNHFKEYKEIF from the coding sequence ATGGAAGAGAACAACTTAAATCTAATTTCTTTGTATTTAAGTGATATTCAGAAATTTAATTTGCTGTCAAAAGAAGAAGAATATGAACTTTTAAGAAGAATTAGAGAGGAAAATGATGAGCAGGCAAGGCAACTCTTAATTTTGTCAAATTTGAGACTGGTTATAAGTACAGCAAAAAAGCTGCTTGGTAACGGATTGCCTTTAATAGATCTTATAAGTGAAGGAAATATAGGTCTGATTAAAGCTATAAATAAATTTGATTATGAGAAAGGGCATAGATTCAGTACGTATGCTGTCTGGTGGATAAAGCAGTCTATAAAGAAAGCTATTATTAATACGGGTAGAGATATAAGAATCCCTTCATATAAATACGAGCAGTTATCAAAAGTAAATAAAGTTATTACAGATTATGTTGCCAAATATGGAGAATCGCCTCCTACAGAATATATAGCAAAAGAAGTGGACTTGAAAGAAAGCAAAGTAATATTGCTTTTAAATGAATTTCAGGATGTAATATCTCTTAATGAAACAATAGGAGATAATATATATCTGGAAGATATTGTCGGAAATACTGACGATGTGGAAGAAAAAATAATAAAAGAAGATCAGTTATCGGAAATGAGAGAACTTCTGGAAAATATTCTGACTGACAGAGAAAGAGAAATTCTGGAACTCAGATACGGACTTTATAACAATAAAATCCATACGTTGAAAGAAATCGGAGCAAAGCTTAATATTACAAGGGAAAGAGTCAGACAAATCGAAAAAAAAGCGATAACAAAATTGAAAAATCATTTTAAAGAATACAAAGAGATATTTTAA
- the dnaN gene encoding DNA polymerase III subunit beta, whose amino-acid sequence MLNVKVDRKELLKAIQIVENAVTENKIREVLSGIYIEAKENKIILKGTDLELSINTEISGEIISEGKIVIKHKLIEEFLKQILDEKIELIEEQGKLVIKTDSTNTEFSLYDAENFPTQSKMELGLEYTFNKNKLLSYIENVKISASADPENLAVNCIRFEIEENKLKLVSSDTYRLTYIEEELEENEKNKEGLSVSIPLKTIEGLIKIMRLIDEENIIFKSDGTKVFFKFSNVEILTRVIELQFPDYKSILKNAQHDKKVLLNTKDFLSVLKRTLIFVRDNKDAKNGGIFSFENNKLVLTGINENAKIKEELATIQEGEDLKISLNVKFLLDYISILDGKVTELKLMNSKSSVLVKDEESDASLYFTMPLALREG is encoded by the coding sequence ATGCTGAATGTTAAAGTTGACAGAAAAGAACTGTTAAAAGCTATACAGATAGTTGAAAATGCAGTAACGGAAAATAAAATAAGAGAAGTCCTTTCAGGAATATATATAGAAGCAAAAGAAAACAAAATTATCTTAAAGGGAACTGATTTGGAATTATCCATAAATACTGAAATTTCAGGAGAAATAATTTCTGAGGGAAAAATCGTAATAAAACATAAATTGATAGAAGAATTTTTAAAGCAGATTTTAGATGAAAAAATAGAATTAATAGAAGAACAGGGAAAACTTGTTATAAAAACAGACAGTACAAATACTGAATTTTCACTATATGATGCGGAAAATTTTCCTACTCAGTCAAAAATGGAATTGGGATTGGAATATACATTTAATAAAAATAAATTATTAAGTTATATAGAAAATGTAAAAATATCGGCTTCGGCAGATCCGGAAAATCTGGCGGTGAACTGTATAAGATTTGAAATAGAAGAAAATAAACTTAAACTTGTTTCGTCCGATACATACAGATTGACTTATATTGAAGAAGAACTGGAAGAAAATGAAAAAAACAAAGAAGGTCTGAGCGTGAGTATTCCTCTAAAAACGATAGAGGGATTAATCAAAATAATGAGACTTATAGATGAAGAAAATATAATTTTCAAATCTGACGGAACGAAAGTATTTTTCAAGTTTTCCAATGTTGAAATACTTACAAGAGTTATTGAACTTCAATTTCCTGATTACAAGTCAATATTGAAAAATGCTCAGCATGATAAAAAGGTGTTATTGAATACAAAAGACTTTTTATCAGTTTTGAAAAGAACACTTATATTTGTCAGAGATAATAAAGATGCGAAAAACGGAGGAATATTCAGTTTTGAAAATAATAAACTGGTATTGACAGGAATAAATGAAAATGCGAAAATAAAAGAAGAACTGGCAACTATACAGGAGGGAGAAGATTTGAAAATCTCTCTGAATGTTAAGTTTTTACTGGATTATATTTCTATACTTGACGGAAAAGTAACAGAACTGAAATTGATGAATTCAAAAAGTTCGGTACTTGTAAAAGACGAAGAGAGTGATGCTTCACTTTACTTTACAATGCCGTTAGCTTTAAGAGAAGGATAA
- a CDS encoding C40 family peptidase has product MKRIVILAGALLLSTTILTSKPKNPSDELTNIIGNYYKNDSMSLNVKDNSSKSERSSHTARAGVRDQIIEFASNKLGSPYVWGATGPNSFDCSGFVGYVFKKAADLNLPRVSSDQATFRPKISSMNMKKGDLVFFETTGKGRISHVGIYMGGRQFIHASSGSRRVTISSLDSDFYSRTFRWAINPFS; this is encoded by the coding sequence ATGAAAAGAATAGTAATACTGGCTGGTGCACTGTTATTATCAACAACGATTTTGACAAGTAAACCTAAAAACCCTTCTGATGAATTAACAAACATCATAGGAAATTATTATAAAAACGATTCTATGTCTTTAAACGTAAAAGATAACAGCAGTAAATCGGAAAGAAGTTCTCATACTGCTAGAGCAGGCGTAAGAGATCAAATTATTGAATTTGCGTCTAACAAGCTTGGTTCACCTTATGTATGGGGAGCAACCGGACCCAACAGTTTCGATTGTTCCGGTTTTGTCGGATACGTATTTAAAAAAGCGGCTGACTTGAACTTGCCGAGAGTTTCCAGTGATCAGGCAACATTCAGACCAAAAATTTCATCAATGAATATGAAAAAAGGTGATTTGGTATTCTTTGAAACTACGGGAAAAGGTCGTATATCACATGTAGGAATTTATATGGGTGGTAGACAATTTATTCACGCTTCTTCCGGAAGTAGAAGAGTTACTATATCCAGTTTAGACAGTGATTTTTACAGTAGAACTTTCAGATGGGCTATAAATCCTTTCAGTTAG
- the thrB gene encoding homoserine kinase — protein sequence MGLKFKVRVPGTSANIGVGYDCLGVALDYLLELEVEESDKIEFLENGAPFSIPIEENLIFEAIKYTEKHLVKNIPSYKVNIIKNEIPIARGLGSSSSAIVAGIMIANKFAGSPLDINKIAKLAVDMEGHPDNVVPAIFGGMVLAAHDKEKVIYSTLLNSDDLYFYVMIPDFQLSTEKARSVLPKSYLVSDAINNMSKLGLLVNAFNKGEYENLRFLLGDKLHQPYRFALINNSEKIFEASEKYGALGEYISGAGPTLISLNYDNDEFLENMEKELEKFSDKWTIEKKRINLKGAEIFDEETV from the coding sequence ATGGGTTTAAAATTTAAAGTAAGAGTGCCGGGAACATCGGCAAATATAGGAGTAGGTTATGATTGTTTAGGAGTGGCTCTTGATTATTTATTGGAGCTTGAAGTGGAAGAAAGTGATAAAATCGAATTTTTGGAAAACGGAGCTCCTTTTTCAATACCGATCGAAGAAAATCTGATTTTTGAAGCGATAAAATATACCGAAAAACATTTGGTGAAAAATATTCCAAGTTACAAAGTAAATATTATAAAAAATGAAATTCCTATTGCAAGGGGATTGGGGAGCAGTTCAAGTGCTATTGTTGCAGGAATTATGATAGCGAATAAATTTGCGGGAAGTCCTTTGGATATTAATAAAATCGCAAAATTGGCTGTGGATATGGAAGGGCATCCCGATAATGTAGTACCTGCAATATTCGGAGGTATGGTTTTGGCAGCCCATGACAAAGAAAAAGTTATTTACAGCACTTTACTTAATTCCGATGATTTGTATTTTTATGTTATGATACCTGATTTTCAGTTGTCTACAGAGAAAGCCAGAAGTGTCTTGCCGAAATCCTATTTAGTTTCTGATGCGATAAATAATATGTCGAAACTGGGATTACTGGTGAATGCTTTTAATAAAGGAGAATATGAAAACTTGAGATTTTTATTGGGAGATAAACTTCATCAGCCGTACAGATTTGCGTTGATAAATAATTCCGAAAAAATATTTGAAGCTTCGGAAAAATACGGAGCATTGGGAGAATACATAAGCGGTGCAGGACCTACACTTATTTCGCTTAATTATGATAATGACGAGTTTCTGGAAAATATGGAAAAAGAATTGGAAAAATTTTCGGATAAATGGACAATAGAAAAGAAAAGAATAAACTTAAAGGGTGCAGAGATTTTTGACGAAGAAACTGTTTAA